The Malus domestica chromosome 06, GDT2T_hap1 genome has a segment encoding these proteins:
- the LOC114825481 gene encoding disease resistance protein RPM1-like: MESAASLLIGKIAFILENEASSIAAVRDEVDELKLELISMKSFLIDAEGKEPQTEGEKTWVTSVRDLTCDAENVIDEFMYHIYDKKSATPFAKLLHRTIYFPKNLWHQHRIAKKLQKITKKIKAIPERNERYGVSTIEGTTSDSVPRWVKNKAESSLYIMEDELIGIEDKKQRLMGLLMNGEENEMVVSIVGMGGSGKTTLVANTFNNENVKRHFDCYAWITVSQTFVIEDLLKNLIKQFHQGRKEEMTAQLDSMSYKELLEMLSTYLKSKRYLVVLDDVWDIKLWQEIRIPLLNRHHGSRIMLTTRKKDIAFYSFEVESRPIEIEPLGNNEAWELFSKKAFSTYDNKSCPPELESLAWKLVDKCEGLPLAVVTLGGLMSSKRSSSEWRSVYNSLNWHLTNHPMLEPMSSILLLSFNNLPNRLKPCFLYCALFPEDYLIKRKRLIRLWIAEGFVEPIDGVTPEEVAEGYLVELIVRSILQVEKHEAVGLRACKMHDLVRELALSISKKENFGATCVGREIIDKAEIRRLSIQTTEREINSCTGMSELRSFLVFGALEKLPSGFKLLRVLDVQDAPIDRFPDELVYLFNLRYLNLKKTLIEELPESIGRLHNLQTLNICDSKIKALPKAISKLVNLRHLIMYCYIGDLAVFRHVSGTKTASDLSKLQKLQVLDSVESEGKIIKVIRNMTQLTSLGITNVKASDEMDLCDSLQKLELLHTLLLVASDEEEFLRVNALRSPPLDLQNILLAGKLERLPLWLGSLNNLTRMYLRWSRLEEDVLPHIQALPNLETLGLFNAYVGKKLCFSRGFIKLKDLVLSSFPVLNSIAIEKGAMPNLQLLSIAYCLELKALPQGIEFLANVERLTLSSVPMQLIESVRGGMDHPKVQHIPEIHLHYERENIWYHKSFSGIHSRKRIKPHKHL, encoded by the exons ATGGAGTCAGCTGCATCACTATTGATTGGGAAAATTGCGTTCATTCTTGAGAACGAAGCATCTTCCATAGCGGCAGTCCGTGATGAAGTTGATGAGCTTAAGCTGGAGCTCATAAGCATGAAATCTTTCTTAATAGATGCTGAAGGCAAGGAACCACAAACAGAAGGAGAGAAAACGTGGGTTACAAGCGTCAGAGATTTGACCTGCGATGCTGAAAATGTCATTGATGAGTTCATGTATCACATATATGACAAGAAGAGTGCGACTCCATTTGCAAAATTGCTCCACAGAACCATTTACTTTCCAAAGAATCTTTGGCATCAGCATCGAATAGccaaaaaattacagaaaatcacaaaaaagaTCAAAGCCATTCCAGAGAGGAATGAGAGATATGGTGTCTCTACAATAGAAGGAACAACTTCGGATAGTGTTCCCAGATGGGTGAAGAACAAAGCCGAGTCTTCTCTTTATATTATGGAAGACGAACTAATCGGGATTGAAGACAAGAAGCAAAGGTTAATGGGGTTATTGATGAATGGAGAGGAAAATGAAATGGTTGTGTCTATAGTCGGGATGGGAGGATCAGGCAAGACAACTCTTGTTGCCAATACCTTCAACAACGAAAATGTAAAGCGGCATTTTGACTGTTATGCATGGATCACTGTTTCTCAAACTTTTGTGATCGAAGACTTATTAAAAAATCTGATCAAGCAATTCCAccaaggaagaaaggaagagatGACTGCACAATTGGATTCCATGAGTTACAAAGAATTGTTAGAGATGTTGTCGACATACTTGAAGTCTAAAAGGTACCTAGTTGTATTGGATGATGTGTGGGACATTAAACTTTGGCAAGAAATAAGGATACCACTTCTTAATAGACATCATGGAAGTCGAATCATGCTTACAACTAGAAAGAAAGACATAGCATTCTATTCTTTTGAAGTTGAAAGTCGTCCTATTGAAATTGAACCCTTGGGAAACAATGAAGCTTGGGAGCTCTTTAGCAAGAAAGCATTCTCAACTTACGATAATAAATCTTGTCCACCAGAGCTTGAATCCTTAGCATGGAAACTTGTGGATAAGTGTGAAGGCCTACCTCTGGCAGTGGTAACTTTAGGTGGTCTAATGTCTTCCAAGAGGTCATCATCGGAATGGAGAAGCGTATATAACAGCTTAAATTGGCACTTGACTAACCATCCTATGCTGGAACCAATGAGCAGCATCTTGTTGCTTAGTTTCAACAATTTGCCCAACCGGTTGAAGCCATGTTTCTTATATTGTGCCCTTTTCCCAGAAGATTATCtcatcaaaagaaaaaggttgatCAGGTTGTGGATAGCTGAAGGGTTTGTTGAACCAATTGATGGGGTCACACCAGAAGAAGTTGCAGAGGGTTATCTTGTGGAACTGATTGTTCGTAGCATTCTACAAGTTGAAAAGCATGAAGCTGTAGGACTAAGAGCATGTAAGATGCATGATCTTGTGCGTGAGCTTGCTTTGTCGATATCAAAGAAGGAAAATTTCGGTGCTACGTGTGTTGGCAGAGAAATAATAGATAAAGCTGAAATCCGCCGATTGTCAATTCAAACAACTGAAAGAGAAATTAATTCTTGCACAGGTATGTCAGAGCTTCGCTCCTTTCTTGTCTTTGGCGCGTTAGAGAAATTGCCTTCTGGATTCAAGTTGTTGAGAGTTCTAGATGTGCAGGATGCTCCAATTGATAGATTTCCAGATGAACTAGTGTACTTGTTCAACTTAAGatatttaaatttgaagaaaactTTGATTGAGGAGCTTCCAGAATCCATCGGACGGCTTCACAATCTTCAAACGTTGAACATTTGTGACAGTAAGATAAAGGCACTTCCAAAAGCAATCTCCAAGTTAGTAAACCTACGCCATCTAATCATGTATTGTTACATTGGTGATTTGGCGGTCTTTAGACATGTCAGTGGGACAAAAACAGCATCGGATCTAAGTAAATTACAGAAACTGCAAGTTTTGGATTCTGTTGAATCAGAAGGAAAGATTATTAAAGTCATCAGGAATATGACCCAACTTACAAGCCTCGGTATTACAAATGTGAAAGCAAGTGACGAGATGGACCTCTGTGACTCCCTTCAAAAGTTAGAGCTCCTTCACACTTTGCTTTTAGTGGCAAGTGATGAAGAGGAGTTTCTTCGAGTTAATGCACTACGTTCGCCTCCTCTAGACCTTCAAAACATTTTATTGGCCGGAAAACTAGAAAGGTTACCTCTTTGGTTAGGTTCACTCAATAACCTGACACGTATGTATCTACGTTGGTCTAGACTGGAAGAAGATGTGCTACCTCACATTCAAGCATTGCCGAATCTTGAAACGCTTGGGCTATTTAATGCATATGTTGGCAAAAAATTGTGTTTCTCCAGAGGCTTCATAAAGCTTAAGGATTTGGTGTTGAGCAGCTTCCCGGTATTGAATAGTATAGCTATAGAGAAAGGGGCGATGCCAAATCTCCAGCTCTTATCCATTGCGTACTGCCTGGAGTTAAAGGCATTGCCGCAGGGCATTGAGTTCCTTGCTAACGTAGAACGCTTGACGCTGTCTTCTGTTCCAATGCAACTTATAGAGTCCGTAAGAGGAGGCATGGATCATCCAAAGGTGCAACATATTCCTGAAATCCACCTGCATTATGAGAGAGAAAATATATGGTACCATAAAAGCTTTTCTGGTATTCACTCTCGCAAAAG AATCAAGCCTCATAAGCACTTGTGA